One genomic window of Biomphalaria glabrata chromosome 9, xgBioGlab47.1, whole genome shotgun sequence includes the following:
- the LOC129928167 gene encoding uncharacterized protein LOC129928167 produces MTMDLAELASDFEAEGILLGFEGLELEDYVRRQIERAQRMEELHKAHELKMNAIRQEILEIRQRYRPQNLELNSTPARQDQEAEESGIMTHVETEHTAPSDTDVANKGETTTPDAPSLDQSTLSTQPNPPAQSNSSANCDAPFQPLPSSKSQHRKAPAQQPALHKNCHYPARKPRHDQNNQAHRDCNDSMRSHKPNRQKQQASQRISVMTAVPKPSVSNQQTRTDRTAGDPYVISILTVAPEHTALGPTKTGVLPALPHPVSSSPGIETILVNGRYVRSLFDTGCASPRRMQVRAWHH; encoded by the coding sequence ATGACCATGGACTTAGCGGAATTAGCTTCCGATTTCGAGGCTGAAGGAATATTATTGGGATTTGAAGGTCTCGAGTTAGAAGACTACGTACGAAGACAGATTGAAAGGGCACAAAGAATGGAAGAATTGCACAAAGCCCATGAACTAAAAATGAATGCGATTAGGCAGGAAATACTAGAAATCAGACAGCGCTATAGACCGCAGAATTTGGAGCTGAACAGCACACCCGCAAGACAAGACCAGGAAGCAGAGGAGAGTGGAATCATGACTCATGTCGAAACAGAGCACACCGCCCCATCAGACACAGACGTTGCTAATAAAGGTGAAACTACCACACCTGATGCCCCTTCTCTCGACCAGTCCACCTTGTCTACCCAGCCCAACCCTCCAGCTCAGTCTAATAGTTCTGCAAACTGCGACGCTCCATTCCAGCCCCTGCCCTCAAGCAAATCCCAACATAGAAAGGCACCAGCCCAACAACCAGCCTTGCACAAAAACTGCCACTACCCAGCACGTAAGCCTCGTCATGACCAGAACAACCAAGCCCACCGTGACTGCAACGACAGCATGCGTAGCCACAAACCCAACCGCCAAAAGCAGCAGGCCTCACAGCGCATTTCAGTAATGACCGCGGTCCCCAAACCCTCTGTGTCTAATCAGCAAACACGTACTGATAGAACAGCGGGCGACCCATACGTCATATCAATACTGACTGTGGCCCCTGAACACACTGCTCTTGGTCCAACGAAAACGGGAGTCCTACCGGCACTTCCTCACCCTGTCTCATCTTCCCCTGGGATAGAGACCATTCTGGTTAACGGGCGGTACGTCCGGTCCTTATTTGACACAGGCTGTGC